In the Lates calcarifer isolate ASB-BC8 linkage group LG16_LG22, TLL_Latcal_v3, whole genome shotgun sequence genome, GTGTTGCTGAGATGGCCAGTGCTCCAGACAGGCCTCCATATGAGGGGTTGTGGGGACATAAGAAAAAAGGGTGCGGAATGAATTTGGAAGTACAGATGAGTTTTTGTGAGTGTAAGAGACAGGTTGAGGTGGAGATGTATTGAGATAAGCCTGGAGAGAGGCTTGGTGATGAAGGGGAGACTGGGGCAGGATTACATTAGTGTAGGGCTCATTTGTGAGTAGCTGAAAGGCCAAGAAAGGTGTAGAGGTGAAGCAGGCTAGAATCCAAATGAGAAAGACTACCATGTAGGCCTGAGGAATGCTCGGTTTCCACCCAGAGGGGTTAATGATCAGCTGATGTCTTTCCAGAGCAATGAAAACCAGAGACAGCACAGAAACAGTCACAGACATACACTGGATGAACGGCACCAGCCGACATAACAGCGACCCAAACACCCAGTGGTCCATAAGCGTGTAAATGACAGTGAAGGGTAGGCAGAAGACACACACCAGAATGTCAGAGAATGACAGGTTACAGATGAAAATACTGGTGACATTGACTTTTTCCCTGCGACGGGTGATGATGCAGATGAGGCCGATGTTCCCCACCAGCCCCAGCACCATTGTAAGGCTGTACCACACCACTAAACACCCTGTGAGGACAGAAGACATATGGCATTGCTCATCGTGCGCAAGAACAAAGAGGTTTGAGAGGAGCTGAGTCTCATTCTCTGGCCATTCCTGCAGAGGCTCGTGGCTGGGTTTTTCTTCCTCCCCTGGTAAGGAACGTGGAGAGGAGGAACTGTTGAagggcagagacagagctgttgtCAATGGAGAAGAGTGGCTTGTGTTGCCACTCAAGGACATCTCACCAGGACTTCAGAGTCACCAGCCTCCAGGAGCAAACTGTCCATCCCAGCCCTCTAAAAGCATGCatctgagacacacagagagagaatgctcagagggagacagaaaaaaaacattattcacTTGCAAAGCTTCAAAGGATCTGCTCACGGAAAAGTGATATTGTTGTTCTGAGAAAAGCAACAGTGTCAAGGAGAGTTTATTCTATGGCTGAGGAGAAATAAATCCAAGGAAAGGTGCAACATGTGGAGACTTTTTGCAATTTACTGTAAGGCACTGTGACATTTGGTCTAAGAACACACTGTCATTAAAACATGCTGTATTTTTAGTCAGGCTAGTGGCATGGCTCTTGGGATTGCAATGTCAGTTTGCATATTAGTTGGTCCGCCACTTTGGTCCAAActaaaatatcttaacaactatttgatggattgtcatgaaatttagTTCAGACATTCGTGTTCCCCTAAGACATAAATTCATATATCTTCAGTGATCTTCTGCCTCTTTATTTAGTGCcaatcatcaggtcaaaaacTTCAACTTGTCTGATACTTTAGTTTATGTCCAGTACCTACCAACCCAATAACATTCCCTTCAGCTGGACTTTGTGTTTAGTACTAATGTTAGAATGCTAGCACGCTAAACCAAGATGGTGAACACCACAAAACaacatgagcatgttagcatgtcgATGAtcacatttagctcaaagcattgCTGTTCATTTTTAGTTGGTGTGATATGGAAGCTCTTGGATTATTTGCAGACAAATTACTGTCCTTATATAACAACATCATACAcaataaaaaggaagaaaattagaaaatcttTACAAGTTCtacataatttacatttacagagaGAATGAAGTTCATCTTTTATCAATATTATTGACATTTTGTACCAAGCAACACTGCAGTTGTACTTGTTTGAATTATTCATCTTACAGTAACCttcactctttctcctcttATTTAGCCATCTTAAGATCTCAGACTTGTCAGTTCCCCTCCCACAAATGAATCCACCAGTCAGGTTTCAAGACTGAACATAATAGCttaatgacaataaaattaCTGTGCATACATTTGAGTACAGACTTCTATTTTTCAAGTACACAATAAATGATGAAGTGTGTTGAAGTGAAAGGGCATGACATTGTCAGAATCCTAAAAATGGATTCTAGCTGCCTCCCCCTGAAACCTTTGCCATGTGCTGTGAAAACCAGTATCGCAAAGAAAATGAGCCTGTCATTTTCCATTAATGGCACACACACTTAGCTATCAGTCACTTCACACTGCATCATTACTAACCtactctgtcagtgtgttgagTGAGCTGCAGGCAGGGTGGCAAAGCATTGATCATCCTTTATTCAGTGAGAAAAAAGCAAGTGAAATGTCATCGGTAACCAGATGTAACAAACAGCTGCAACAGAGCGGAGGAACCATAAACACCAacaatgggggaaaaaaggaaaatgccCAGTTAATAGGAAAATTTGAAGCTGTCATGTTACAGTGATGTGACACTGTAGGATGAACATCTAGTTGTTTGTGATCAGTCCCCTCCAGAGCAAAATCTCTGCAGGATAAGGAACACAGTGACCTGGCACCACTCTGTCCATCATGTGTTTCTTCCTCAGCAAAGTGTCCTCCATCTCTGACAAAATAGTGCTCTCCgacaggaaaatgaaagaatggCTGACTGTCCTTTTCCTTATAATTCGTTGTGaaatttattatttcttttatgtttggaAACTTCAAGAGTTTAAAATTTAAAGGACTGTAGATGTGAGCAGTAAAGGAGGGCTGAATAACTGGATTGTGATTTGATTGTATTGAATGTTATTTTTCCTTGTAATGAATTAGGCAATTATACTGCAAATAATaagtctgaaaataaaaatcacatgaGGATATCTTGCACATAtgtgtaaacacagagaaagccAAAATCTCTAAATTCGACTCTGTGCAGTTACTGGttcatatatattcatataaaatGAGTATCTTAAAAGATGCTTATCAGTAGTGTTGCTTCTTTTCACTTATATTACTTATATTTTTTAATCCCCCTTTTTATTACAGCTTTCCACCAGACCACCAGTCAATATTACAATTTACTGTAATCTGTTTTTATGAATTCATTTTGCACAAATATccaaaacaccaaaacagtATTTCCATATGCACGCTCAGTCACTCGGACTATTCAGAAACAACCTCTCTTTGCTTTTGCCTCCTGCATGTGGAGGAGCAGGAAAACGGCAGTAGgctctgtgatgtgtttaaCCTGAGATAATGACTTAAGCCTCACTATTCTCTGCTGGGGGTGTCAGGGATTGTGGGTGATGCCTCCCAAGACATGGTGCTTCGAATACTGTCATGGGCATTGGTTTTCTCCAAATGTCCACACAACATATGAAACATTCATGCAAATCTGGTACATATTTTTCCctggtttcctgttttttccccagtttACTTGCAGAAAATTGGATGCTTCATTTAATAAATGCCTTCTGTGGACTGCTATTGTTTGGATTCatcattcaaaaacatttgcaaaggtGGATACACCATATCAGCAGACACTAAGCAACAAGCAGacagtggagaaaaacaaagcagcataaatttgataattgattaactAATAAAAGAATGATTTTCCTTGACAAAGATCATTTCTGTGAGTAAAAATAAAGCACTTACGTAGTGGGTTGGCAGAGTGGAGAATCTCTGTGATGCCAGGATGACAGAGAAAACGATAATCTGAGCAGGTGTGAATCCACAGAGATGAGAGTTGGGGAAGGAGCTAAACATCATAACAACCACAGCGTTTCTGTCAGAGACAGCAGCTAGGGGAACATGGCTATTATTGGGCTGTTAGAGCCCTTTGGGTGCCAGAGACCCTCTGAGCACCACgctctgctgtcacacagtGGTGGATTTATTCAATTACATCCTGAACATGACACAAGCTGCATGTGCTGTtaaagagacaaagagcagaCAACAAGCCAGGTTTCGGAGCAGgttttaactttatttcaaCTGAGatttaaaacatgatgaatAAGACAAAGAACAAAGTTGATTAGTCTTTGTTTATTGGTTATTCATTGTACGTACACACCATAAACTAGttgataaaatatgaaacaaacaaacaaaaaaaaaagactcatcGCTTGTTTGGATGTCACTTTGTGGTGCTTTCAGTTAGGGTTACActcctttgttttgtctgacttcAGCACCACCTTGGCAGAGCAGGTCTCCTTATTTACAACCAGCTCACATTCTTCAGAAATGTCTACTATGCCTGTGTCAGGGATcctgagagacaaaaagaaagattaTTACCCTATGATAAAACAGGGACTGTACAAAAAATATTAGGGATTGGAAGGATACACATGTGATGAACACCTCATCtctatataatattttttagGAAACATGGGGGTtgggtttttcatttttatttctatggGAGTGCCCATTTAATAATGGTAAAACAGGTCTAGCCACCCTCCCCACCTCAgtcattttcatacagtcccttGGAGAATAAGACTTATCCTTAAGCAGGTTTTCACAATAAATCAAGCATGAAAAacttacatgttacagcagctcaaGCCCTCCGTTGTGCAGGAGCACTGCATGCAGTCTCTCACCCATTTGGAGCCAAAATTATGCTGCTTTCCGTCCTTATCCTCACACCCTAcatgtaaagaaataaaaccacagttCAGGGGAGTTGTTGACCCACTTATCATGCTCTGATAAATTTGTTGCAGTGAAATATTGTGTGTGAGGGTGTATTGATGTGTGCACAGGTGTGGTCTTGATAAGTTTTGAGTCAGCTGGCAGGTTTTAGgtaaacacacaacagctggATGATGCATCTGACTGGAACACTCAGACTGACGAAGAAGTACTGAACACTAATCCAACTTCTGTCAAACATAGCAGAGGAGTTTTTCCACTCCActaaatctgctgctgctgttattgttgtattttgacTGACCATTGGGAGGATTCCTCAAATCTTTGATCACTAACTGCTGGAAGAAGCAGTCAGAGTGGCACAGGACAACCAGtcccagcagacagacaaacacatggaGAGAAACCTGATAGAggaaataaacagaggaaataaattacatttgtaaaCATGGTGCATGTTATATAATATTTGTGCATTTCTACATTCAGCTGAAAGTGGACAGGTAGGTTTTATTCATGCTTTAGTCGTCAGTTAATACAATTATGTGAACAGGAATAAAAAGCCCCATAAGGAATACAAAAGtgttttactgtcagtgttGGGAGGTTTTAGTATTGTAGCTGTTGTGTAGCTGCATGTATGTTAACTGTGGTTTGTCATAATTTCAAATGATCCAGTATTACACAAAAGAATACTCTAATGTTTTGCTTGACTTTGCCTGGCTTTTTTGCCTTCATTTCATTCTGCAGAAGATGATTTGTAATGATGATTGAATGATTGAATTACAGTTTAAAGCACTTAAAATTCACCTTTAACATATGGGAAATTATCATAAGCTGTATTTTGAAAAGtcactaccactactactactacaaataattataatattaataataatataataaatataaataagtcTACAATTTAATACAATTACTTACATTTTGGTCATAACATATAAATAGTTGACGGCAATGATGACTTTAGAGTCTAATATGTCTCTCCACATCtaaatttaaattgatttttttattttaaaaaaggttcTATGAGTCtacaaaaagaaagacagttTCTTTATTCCCAACCCATCCCAATAAAATACATACCATCCTCAGATGTGATGTGACCCCGTCAACAGGGAGCTGCTGTGTGCAAGAATTCTCTAATAGTGGCTTTATATTAAGGTGCACACCCCTTCATATCTTCATTGATGATATTTGAATAGTGATGTGATATTTGTTTTAAGGTGGGGAAGGGAAGCAGGTATGTAGGTTATGTTGATAATTTAAATTAAAGGCACACCTTGCTgaatcattacattttcaccTGCAATAAACACTGTATGCACTTTTTACTAACGCACAAGGAAGCTGGAtttataatgataattaaaatacattttgttcaACAAATGCAAATAGAAACACATTAGTGAGAAAGCAGCTGAGGAAACggtcaaactgaaatataaaaacgGTTTTCCTTATCTGTAAACCTTTATTGTTGTAGCCAAAAGGCAGAGATAGTGTACTTGCACTGAAAATAAAGTCACAAATTGTaaacaattattaaaaatatattgttttacaCAACATGAAATTGTGATAGTAAACAATATATACTTTTAAATCTTTGTTATCTTTTTGTCAACAGCTGCATTAATGAAAAGTCAGTTTCACACTGTGAAACTGAACAATAAAGCTTTGACAAACTCCAGCTCCATACATTTCTATAGTCATTACATAATTAACAACCtgtaaaaaatagaaaaccaTAACACAATGTCAAATTAGTATAACAAAATAATTAGAATAAGGGCTCATTGgcaaaactgaacattacaatAAATGTTCAGATATTTGGTTCAGTTTAACTGTGAATGTAGGAAGCACACTATAATGTCCAAGTGATGACACCATCAAATACAATAAAGCTGTGGGGTGCacattgtgaaaatgaaaaaaaaaaaaataaaataaataaaactgagtgaCTGAAACAGAGCTCTGTCAGTAGAGAACAGGAAGTATTCTTCCTGTTGCACATCAAAAGAAACAACTGTTCCTTTGGTAGGAAAGTTACCAAACTGGTTTCAAATCCTTTTGCAGCAAAACATGTGAACCGTCGTCACGACCACTCCCAAAAAGTGACAACTACAGCATCAACCTGCGTTACAGCTGTGTGAAGACTGATCAGTTTTCAACAGTAAATACTGAGAGTGAACAACAACCCAAACCACATGTGAACCTTAAACATCCCCAAGGTGCCATATGAATAATGAAAGTGATTAAAAGGCAAATAAGTCTCCAAGAAAAAGTCTGTACCTGCAGCTCTTAGGCCCGGTCATAAACCACATATCTTTGTCTTACTTGGCAGTGTGTGATTTAACATAGgcataaataaaaaaggaataaGTTTACATTTTGGTAGAGTCAGAAGTTAGACACTGCTTCATTGTCCATTAAATATGAGGCTatagccagcagctggttagcttagcatccTTCCCAATCCTCACCTCACAAAGTGTCAAACTATTCCATTGAACATAAAATTGCTTAAGAGAGTAAAGATCATCTATTTATGCAGAttagggtaaaaaaaaaaactcccacaTATCATCCAAAGATAAGAAGCAGCATCTCCAGTAAAAGGTCTCTCATTCAAGCTGTAATATTATAGTCCATGCACATTGCAGCTGGTGATCGTTGAGAGTATTCTCTATCCAATCAGAACTTTCATGAAGGCAGGCTTGTTGAAGGGCCAGTGGTACTGGTTGGGGACAGGTCCGTTCACGTTGCACTCAAAGAAGGAGAACATGGGGAACCAAATGCGCGCCCTGCGGCTGTGCTGGTAGGCACGGGTGTTGGCTAAGGTGTGATAGTAGAGGAAGAGGCGGGTGGTGATGTAGAAGGCAATGAACACATCGATGGAGTAGTGCTCATGAGCCGCCAGGATAAAGAAAATCCCAAACAGGTTTAATACCCAGGAGATGGTGTGAATCAGATTCCATGTTCGGGGAGTGTCTGCAATTGAAAGGAATCATAAAAGAATAAGTCtggtatatacagtatatatagtgGTGTATATGGCTGGTTTCTGTGTGCCATTGACCTCCAGGATGAACTCAACAACTCAACACAATCATACACGGTCCTGCTGCTGTAAGTACATCagatgtgtattaatccacaactgaaaTTAATCCCAGACAAATGCCCTACCTATTACTGTTAAAGTGAAGTTTGCTATAATgacagtgcccagctgttttaggaacTCActaagcctttttttttttaactgaaactACATATTTGTGGCCAATTTTTAAGGATTTATGTAGGAACCAACGGGCTTAGGGCTGAGAGCTATGGACAGGGGAGGAAGTCAGTGAGTGTGAAGAGACTGGCTAACATATTGTTGGTTTTAATCCCttcatgggatttgctgacaatgagaaaaatacagaataatgtTGGCTTAAAAAGGTCACGCATACTATAAATCTACACATTCTGTAGTTAAAGGCCAACAAAAgtacaaacactcacattcGGTCACAAAAAAGTTGAGCAGCGTGATGACAACCGTGTGCCCACTGAACATGTAGTCTCCACACGTTTGGACGCCAGTCAGAGTCATCCCAAATCCACTCCAGATTGCTAGTGCCCTCTGTATCTTCCCCCAAGTATCACCATATGTCTGGGGGAACagaaaaaaccccaaaaaacagCAGTCATCAGTTAGCGAGGCGATAAGGCTGAGTGGAGAGTAAACTGTAATACTGCCAAAAGCTACAAGAATTGCCAGCCACtccagaatgaaaaattgccaACACTATCTAATCTGCACAGAATCTCAAGTGTGCTTCCCACCTTACTGGCACACTTCAGGTGCTGCCCAGGCACAGACAGTGAGGTGACAAACATGGTGCAACAACGAAGTAAAAACACAGTTCCCATTAAAGAGCACAACCGCCTGAAGAGGATGGACctaaaacagagacaaaacagacactCACATTTTATTCCATGCACAGCACCTTATAACCTGCATATATTAAGATAATATGTATGTAATAATACAtatttgcattaaaaatattatgTATGCTGCACTAATGTTGTctatttgcacattttattatAATACCGTCTATCAGTGATGCAAATAAGTGGAACAGTGGACTACCTGTGTTTGTGAAGGAGAAGGATCAACAGAAACATGTAACACAGGATGACACCACAAGCCTCAGCCATTGCAAAAGCCCAAGGGATTCTGGGAACACTGTCAAGAGTACAAAAACATCTGTATCAGTGTGTAGATTAGATATGAGTGCAGGACAGTGTGTACATGAACTGTGGAGTCTCTGTAGCTGGTCAACATGCAGTGGAATCTTAAAACagttattattaaaacatacacacaagatATATAGGCTGTACCTGTCCAGGAATATATCAGGCAGCGGTGGGTATGTCCTCATGTCTGGGACGCGCTCATGTACAATGACCATGACAAAAGATGTGaatccaaacacaaaaaagacataTATGGAACTGATGACTGTCTTCCACACCTCTGGGTCCAATCTACCAGCCAGATGCTGCCTACACCTCCCGTTGGAGTGTGAATGACACAGCGACGCTCCTGAACCGTATACAGATCGATCACTGTTCCTCAGCCGCAGCTCAGTCCCGTTACATGAGCGATCACCTCCGTTATACCTCCTGTCGGCTCCGTCACAGCTCCACTCGACCCCTGTGGCGCCTGGCGAGAGCCCAGCGTGAAGGCTGTCTGAAGGCCGGAGACCCAGCTCATCCAGCTGGGCCTGGTTCTGTCTCTGGAGCCGGCGGAGGGCTAAGGTCAGCCTCTTGATGTCTCCCAGCACAGTCAGGCCCAGTGGAGGACCCCGCAGGTCAGCCTCAGTCAGAGCCAGCAGGCTGAGGCCATCCAGGCGGTGCTGGGTGCACAACAACTCCACATACTCCCCGAAACCTTCTTCCTGCAGCCACTGGGCCACCTGTTTACAGCTCCAGGTACTCACACTGTCCTCTGACAGTGCCATGCCACTGCACATACAGACATATACAATGTTAAGTCATGCTGGGTGTGAAGAAGATGAAAATAGATGGTCAAGAACAGAACTTAGAATTTCAAACCAACAACTAGAGCCAAAAAGATGTCATCAAGAAGACTTTGATGATAAAAATACAATATCCTGTTTTAAGTGATCAAAGCCTCTTGAAACAATTCTCAACTTTTGATATCAGAGTATCAttactgtctttgtctctctaaGCCAAATTGTTTGAATGGAAAATGCCTTAAATCTATTGACTTGACTATTCAATTTGCATACTATTGATCACAACCACATGGCCTATGTACAAACGAACGACAGTCATTTGTTCTGTATGGAGAACAGGCTgcaatgataatgataatgatgatttcACACTTTCTCAGAGCCAACACTGACAACTTCATCCAACAGCCCTCAAACTCAGAAATCCActatattcatttcatttgctactattttgataatcaattaattagtATAGTAAGTATTTGAGAACAAATTCCAAACAATCTCTGTTTCCAGCCTCTTAAATGTGAGAATgatctgcttctctgtgtttaaGACTGAATAATTTGTGGACAAAAcatgtgatttaaaaacatcACCTCTAGGAAATTATGACTATTTTAAAGACTAAAGACTGAAGATctgaaaccagaaaaaaaataacacttttggtgaataaatgattaaaacatttgATAAAATCATTAAGATTGAGAGTCATTGTGTATATGCAGGCATGTGGCAGTAATGTTACACAGCTAATGACGACTAATCAGGAGTCTGTGCAGAGGTAATCTGCTGTGGGGAAGCTTATTTGTGTTCTTATTCGACATGACCCAGCACTGAACACCACCGGCTACTTAGTGCTATTACATCATCTGTGTTCAGGTCAGAGACTGTACAGGGGAGCAGAGGCTTACAGTGTAAGTATGCACTGACACCCTGATCCACATACAGAGGgccaaagcaaaacaaacaaccctGTTCCATGGGTGTCATCTcataataaaagttttaaaaaagacaatgaGTCACTAACCAGTCAGGTTCAGAGTCAGTGGGTTCCTCTCCCGCAGACAGACTCAAGTGCTGGTGAATCACTCTTCTTTGCTTTGCCTTTCTCCCATTTCACCCTTTGACCTTCTGATAAACTCACCGCAGTTCTGCTCGCCCTGTACTTCCTACTGCTCCAAAGGTCTGCCAGGTTCAAACAACGCAATTGTACCACTGTTAACTGCTGAATGGGAGCGATAGCCAACATGCTGATTGGACTGTAGATACTAAATTACCAAAGTAAGCAGCTTTCAGCTATCAGTAATGCATGAGGCGTCACTGGCTTTTAGATAGCTAATAAGATGACTATGACCAGCACCAATAATCCAAACCCAGACGTATTCGGTTTACCAAAGTgtgaaacaagaaaaagcagCTAATCCTCAGCAGAGCTGAAACATTTGGTTCATTAATCAGTTAGTAGCAAAAATCTCAACTATTTGATGCTTTCagcatttgctgctttttgtcttACAGCATAACAAACTAAATATCTTtagattttggactgttggtcagacaaaaaaaaaaaaaaaaaaagatatctgAGGATATCACCCTGGACCAGAAAAAAATTCTGATACGTAATAGAACAAAAAATTAATCTATTAGTCAAAAAAATGTTGGTTGCAGCCCTAATCTTGGCTGATACCAataaatgtttggtatttttgcttgaaaattgaCATCTGCTAATCTACtaatcaattaactgttttttttttttttacttaaatattGTATTCTAGTCTTAAAGGTTGAATTAGATGTCAGTTTTGTAACTTACTTGAATGTATTTGAGTGAAATAAACAATTAGAGCTAATGACAATCACACCAACTACAGTTTATTGTATACCATCAAAATGCAGATCATATGGAGACTGGCTGCGAGTAAAGGATCCAGACAGAACAATAACTATCAAATTAAGCTAATAAACTGATTAATATTAAATACTTACATGTCTGAAAGCTAAATCACCTGAGTAGCTGCCGCTCAGTCCCCTCACagagaaatgttatttttaactaGCCTCTAGATTTTACTGGCAACATCCTGCAGCTTCTCTGCCCTGAGGC is a window encoding:
- the npy4r gene encoding neuropeptide Y receptor type 4-2, with translation MSLSGNTSHSSPLTTALSLPFNSSSSPRSLPGEEEKPSHEPLQEWPENETQLLSNLFVLAHDEQCHMSSVLTGCLVVWYSLTMVLGLVGNIGLICIITRRREKVNVTSIFICNLSFSDILVCVFCLPFTVIYTLMDHWVFGSLLCRLVPFIQCMSVTVSVLSLVFIALERHQLIINPSGWKPSIPQAYMVVFLIWILACFTSTPFLAFQLLTNEPYTNVILPQSPLHHQASLQAYLNTSPPQPVSYTHKNSSVLPNSFRTLFSYVPTTPHMEACLEHWPSQQHRLAYTTWLLLFQYCGPLLLVLLCYVRVFVRLRHRKEMLDRARTPESQRMTHSRRINIMLVALITAFALCWLPLTIFNVVSDWNQEALPICHHNLLFSLCHLLAMSSTCINPIIYGFLNSNFRQEVREVLLHCRCYPLEEECEHFPMSTVHMEVSRTSVPLNCRSNSV
- the LOC108891120 gene encoding sphingomyelin synthase-related protein 1, whose translation is MALSEDSVSTWSCKQVAQWLQEEGFGEYVELLCTQHRLDGLSLLALTEADLRGPPLGLTVLGDIKRLTLALRRLQRQNQAQLDELGLRPSDSLHAGLSPGATGVEWSCDGADRRYNGGDRSCNGTELRLRNSDRSVYGSGASLCHSHSNGRCRQHLAGRLDPEVWKTVISSIYVFFVFGFTSFVMVIVHERVPDMRTYPPLPDIFLDSVPRIPWAFAMAEACGVILCYMFLLILLLHKHRSILFRRLCSLMGTVFLLRCCTMFVTSLSVPGQHLKCASKTYGDTWGKIQRALAIWSGFGMTLTGVQTCGDYMFSGHTVVITLLNFFVTEYTPRTWNLIHTISWVLNLFGIFFILAAHEHYSIDVFIAFYITTRLFLYYHTLANTRAYQHSRRARIWFPMFSFFECNVNGPVPNQYHWPFNKPAFMKVLIG
- the si:ch73-288o11.4 gene encoding beta-microseminoprotein, which codes for MVSLHVFVCLLGLVVLCHSDCFFQQLVIKDLRNPPNGCEDKDGKQHNFGSKWVRDCMQCSCTTEGLSCCNMIPDTGIVDISEECELVVNKETCSAKVVLKSDKTKECNPN